The Nitrobacter hamburgensis X14 genome contains the following window.
CGGCGCAGCCAGCGCTATCCCAGTGATTTGAGTGATGCGGAGTGGGTGCTTGTTGCTGCAATGATCCCGCCGGCGCGACGAGGCGGACGCCGCCGTTCGGTCGACGTCCGCGAGGTGTTGAACGCGATCTTCTATGTGCTGTCGACCGGCTGCCAATGGAAGGCGATGCCGAAAGACCTGCCGCCCAAGAGCACGGCGCATTTCTACTTCATGTTACGGGATTGGGACGGCACGTTGGATCGTATTCACGATACACTCTATGTAGCGACACGCGAAGCAGCCGGACGCGAGGCGAGTCCCACGGTTGCAATCATCGACGCCAAAAGCAGCAAGGCAGCGCAAAAAGGGGCTCTGCACTCGACCCGCAGGGCTTTGATGCGGGCAAGGAGCGACAACGAAGACGTTGCGCTGAGATCACGGGCCGCAAGCGCCACATCCTCGTCGACACACTCGGCCTCTTGCTCGGCGTGAGCGTCCATGCCGCCGATATTCAGATCCCATGGGGATAGCGGCAGGCGCTGTGACAGAGTGCAACTGCTGCAACACTCTGTGGAGGTGATCATGCCCGTTACGACTGACCAACTCGAAGTGCCCGCGGCTATCCGGGTCGATCTTGGCGCGATCTTCGTGTCATTGGAACTGAGCAAATCGACCTGGCTGATCACATCCTTGTCGCCGGGCCATGGCGCAAAGATGTCGCAGCACACGGTTGTCGGCGGCGACATTGCCGGGCTGTTTGTGCGCTTTGGCGTGTTGCGCGAGAAAGCGCAGGCGCGCACGGGCAAGCTTTATCCGCTCGTGGTGATCGAGGAAGCTGGTCTCGACGGCTTCTGGATCGATCGGCGCCTGCGCCGGGAAGACTGGATCGAAAGCCATGTTGTCGATGCCGCCTCGATTGCCGTGTCGCGCCGGCGGCGCCGAGTGAAGACCGACAAGATTGATGGCGAGACGCTAGTGCGAACGCTGCTGGCCTACAAGCGGGGCGAACCGCGCGTCTGCTCGATGGTCAGAGTACCTACCCTCAAGGAAGAGGATCGTCGCCGAACCTGCCGTGAGCGCAAGACGTTGGTCGGCGAGCGGACGCTTCACATCAATCGCATCAAAGGATTACTCTTTGGCCAGGGCATCACCGGCTACGCGCCGCTGCATCGTGACCGGCGCGAGCGGCTGGAAGAGCTACGAACCGGCGATGGCGACGCTCTGCCCGGTCACCTCAAGGCCCAGATATGCCGTGAACTTGACCGGCTCGAACTGTTGATCGAGCAGATCAAGACGGTGGAGGTGGAGCGTGACGCGCTTCTGGCCGAGAAGCGGGAAGACATGCCTTCGTCCGCTGCGATGTTACGCGAGATCAGAGGAATCGGCCCCGAGTTCGCCGCCATCCTCTACGCGGAAGGTCTGTACCGGCACTTCGACAATCGGAGACAGCTTGCAGCCTATGCAGGGCTGGCACCGACGCCTTGGAGAAGCGGATCGATCGACCGTGAACAAGGCGTCTCGAAAGCGGGCAATCCGCGCCTGCGAACGACGATGGTCCAGCTTTCGTGGCTGTGGTTGCGTCAGCAGCCGGACTCGGCGCTGGCTTGCTGGTTCCAGGAACGGGTGAGGCGAAATGGCGGTCGTCTGAAGAAGATGACAATCGTCGCGCTCGCCCGCAAGCTGCTTGTTGCGCTGTGGAAATACGTCACCGCCGGCGTGGTCATAGAGGGCGTGGTCATGAAATCCACGTGAGGCTACACAAACATACTCCGCAATCTTCCGGGACCTGATCAAGCCCCGGCGGATCCAGGTGGACGAACCGGTCGCGGTCCTGGCCAAAAATGCCGCCATTCAGAATGGTCTCGTCCTCCTGAGCCCTTGCCCGCCGCAAGCGGGATATTGGTGCAGCCGTCCCGTGCGGCGACCGGATGTGAGGTTGATCAGGCTCGGGAATCGAGCCGCGTCATGCAATCGGGGCTCAGGCCGTGGATGCCGTGAACAAGGAACCTGCCAATGTGTCCGTGATGCTTCTGTAATGGGCCTTCGTTCGTCAAGTCCCCTCTGAACGACATCTCATCGCCAGGATCATGCTTCTGTCCGTGGTCAGCGCGAAGGCCACCACACCATGCCATCAGATCCTTAAGCTGACAGGTCAATCTAAGAAGCGTGATCTGCCGAAGCATTCACAGCATCACACACGACCTTGCCAAGCTCTCGTCCCGGCGACGGGACCTCTGTAGAAGCGGTGCCGTTTCGGCTCGCTCCGAACCTGCTCTACCTCCTATGCGGCCGTGGCAGCCTTGCTCCAACGGAACTCGGTCGCATCCACCCACATGCGATGGAGCACGACGCCCAACTTGCGGGCAAGAGCCACCTTGGCGCGCTTCATGCCTCGACGTTTCGCCACGTCGAGCGCCCAGCACTTCAGGCTCGAGAAGCGGGTCGCCCGCGTCAGCATGATGTGCGCCGCTTCAAACAGCGCCGTTCGCACCATGGCGTCGCCGACCTTGCTGACACCGCCATCTCGATCAGTCTCGCCGGATTGATACTTTTTGGGCGTAAGTCCGAAGTAGGCTCCGACCGTACTGGATTTTCCAAACCGCATCGGCTCGTCCACCGCCGAGCGATAGGTCAGGGCGACCAAGGCGCCGACGCCAGGTGTGCTCATCAATCTCCGGCAGACCTTATCAGCGCGCGCGATCTTCAGCATCTCGCGATGGAGCTTGGTGAACGCGCACCACAACGCCGTCCGCGCCACCAGCATCGCGCCAATCACCGTCTCCAGAGTGGCGTGGCCCGCTATCAATTCCCGGATGCGCGCCTCAAACCTTCCACGACTGACTTCGCCGACCTTCAGCCCGTAACCGCGCAGGATTCCACGGATGCTCAGTTCGACGTCGAGAAGCTTGCCTTGCAGAAGTTTGCGGCCAACGAGAAGAGCCCGGGTATCCTTGCAAGTCACCGATTTGGCGTGAACCGGACGGTACCATCCCATCCGCAGCAACTGGGCGATCCCACGCGCATCTTTCCGGTCGGTTTTGACTGTCATGGCCGACAGCCCCGCCTTCACGTGCCGCGTCTCCAGCAACACGGCAGCGCGTCCGGCGGCGACAAGCCCCGCATGCAGCCATTGCGACAATGGACCGGCTTCGAGCCCAATGCGGCTGACAGGCAATTCCAGTTCGTCGAAATAGCGGACCAGTGCTTCAGGCTCGCTGGCGATCTTGACCTCGCAGACGATCGTTCCGGTCGCGTCCACAACGCACACGCTGCTCTCTTTCAGTGAGACATCGATTCCCGCATAATGCTCCATGGCTGTTCCTCTCATGATGCTTGGAGCCGATCGCTCGGACTCCGTTTCAACACCATCATTCTGAGGGACAGCCACCCAATCTGGCTATGCTCGCGAAGGCCGGCCCATTACGGCATCTATTACTACTTGACCCGAACATCCCCATGTGAGGACCGCGACGGCGCGCATGACCTGCTACGCCGAGCGCGGCGGCGCTTTCCCTTCGTCGATCGGATTTTCGCCGATGGCGGCTATCAGGGACCAAAAATGGCGAAGACTGTCGCCGCGACGGGATGCTGGAAGACCGAGATCGTCAAGCGTTCCGATCTCCATCGCTTCGTCGTGCTGCCCAAGCGCTGGATCGTCGAACGGACTTTCGCCTGGATCAGCCGCAATCGTCGCCTGATGCGCGATTTTGAGTGCTACACCAGGACCGTCGCAGCCTTCGTCCGCCTCGCCATGATCCGCGTCATGCTCAGGCGCCTCACACGCTCAACCCAATGCTCTTGAATCCAATCTTCTTGGATCGGCTCTTAGGTCTAGGTTGCCTTGGCGCGCTGCTTCGGGCGCTCTGCTTCTTTCGCAAGGCGGCCACGCAGCAGAGCCAGAACCGCGGCTTCCTCAGGTTTCAGGCTTTCGACATTGGCCTGTAATTCGCTCTCGGCTTTGGTTTTAAGCTCAAGCACGAGATTGCCATCCATATAGGAGTTCATCACTTCCGGATGCACATAGCATTTCCGGCAAATGGTCGGTGCGTTGCCGAGTTTCGCCGACACTTTTTCAATGGCGGCGCGGAGATTTCGCTTCGCCTGCGCCGCGCTGTCGAAGCTCTCAAGCTCATTAAGCGCCATGGCTGCCAAGACTGTACCCGCCCAGGTGCGAAAATCCTTCGCCGTAATGTCCTTGCCGGTGATTTCCCGAAGATAGGCATTCACGTCGGTCGAGCTAACGTCCTGAAAAGCGCCTGCCTCATCGACATATTGGAGCAACTCCTGCCCCGGAAGCTCCTGACATGCCTTTATGATCTTTGCAATGCGGCGATCCTTCACGCGCAGAGACCATTGCTTGCCGCTCTTTCCAGTAAAGCGGAAGCGCACCTCATTTCCATTGATGGCGACATGCCGATTCATGAGCGTCGTCAGGCCATAGCTCTTGTTCTGCTCTGCGTATTCGTCGTTTCCGACCCTGATCAGCGTCGTCTCTAAAAGATGTACGATAGTCGCCAGCACCTTTTCGCGCGGCAATCCACGCTGGGCCATATGCTCTTTCACTTTTTCCCGGATCCCGGGCAACGCATCGGCGAAGGCAACGACATGCTCGTATTTCGTGCTTTCGCGCACTTCGCGAAAACGTGGATGATAGCGGTATTGCTTGCGGCCTTTCGCGTCTCGCCCCGTAGCCTGGATATGGCCGTCGTTGAAGGGGCAAATCCAGACATCGGACCAGGCTGGCGGAATCGCGAGCGACTTTATCCTGTTCAGCACATCCGGCTCGGTCAGCTTAGAGCCGTCCGCGCGTAAGTAGGTAAAGCCGGTGCCCGCCTTTTTTCGTTTAATGCCGGGACGCGCGTCCGAGACGTACCGTAGACCCGCAAACTCAGCGGCGTCCTTCGGATCAACGATCGTCTGCACAATTTCCGCGTCCAGCCGCAATGAAACTGTCCTTTCAGAGCACTTCAAACGAACGGTCCGAAAGGAAACCGGTTCCCGACGCGTCCTCCGCCCGCAGGTATTCAGTCGAAAGACGGAGCAGCCTTGGAGCCGAGCGGCCATCAACTCTTGCCATCGGTCCATCGGGTCTAATCCTCTGGGCAGCCTCGGGGAGGGCGAGGGATCGCGGCTGTCGGCCAACCACGAGGCTCAGCGTGCGAGAAGGATCATGCCCATCACGACCCAGGAATTCGCAGTTTATGAGGAACCGGCAACGGACCCTCGTTGTTGCTCCATAGCTCTGAACGCAGGAGGGCAAGAACATGGGCAAGGGCGCTCTTCTTTGGTTGCTCGGCATACCGCTCCCGATCATTCTGCTTCTTTGGCTGTTTGGATTTCTGCACTAACTGGTGGCGCCTGAGGCACCTCCGCTATCGGACGATCGGACATACGACACATCATTAAAGGCGCGGGTACTTGTCCGGCCTCAAGTGACCATAATGGGCGATGACCTTCAATCCGGAGTAGACGCCATGCGCGCGGACGCAAGCCGTCATCAGGTGCCATCGCCCGATCTACAAATTTTGTCAGTTGAGCCACGACGGACAAGTATTTGGATCAAAGAACTACCCTACAGTCTCGTTCTGCTACTAACCATAATCGGCGTTGCCTATACGAGCTTCTTGAAACAACCGATTGTCGTCTATTGGGAGATTCTGGCGGTAGTGATTGGAGCCATCTGTATCGGCACCGGATGGCAGAGCGCAGCCGACAAAGACGCGCGATGGCGGTTGGTTCGGACGCAGGTATTGCATTGGTGCGCATTTCTGCTCGTGATGAACATGATACTTTTGCCGAGCGTGCAGAGGATCCTCAATGCCAATGTGACTGGGCTCGCCATTTTCACCTTGCTGGCACTCGGTACGTTTACCGCTGGCATCCATGTCGCTTCTTGGCATGTCTGCCTTCTCGGACTCCTCTTGGCCCTGAGCATTCCAGCGATTGCGTGGATTGAAAGTTCCGCATTGATTGTGGTTCTAGTTGTGTCCGTGGCGCTTGGAGTTGGCGCCGTGCTTTGGTGGCATTGGCATAGGAAGAAGCCCATCCCAGGTTGACACAGCGTTTATGAAAACAAGCAGCGGCGGCGCAGCGTGCAGTCGATCACACGAGCTCGCGGTGGGTAAAGAGCCCATCGAATTCCCGAAACCAGAGCTTGAGAAAATCCTCGGCCAAACATTCGGGTTCCGCTCGTTCAGGAGCAGGCGATGCAGGTCGCGATGATCGCGGCCGGATTTACCGCAAACAAGGCCGATCAGCCGCGCCGTGCCGCCGCCGGTCGGGATCAAGTTTGGCCGAAAAATGAACCCACGCAATCGGGAGGCGTTAGTAGTCAGTTCTTAGAGGACGCATAGCATCAATTCGCAGACCCCAAATGAGTACACGTACGACCTTGGCGAAGATCGTCGGCTTGACGCAAAGCCATCCGTTTCCCGTGGAAGTGAAGCCCACGGAAGCAGATGTCGAGATCGCACAAGCGATCGCTCATCACGCCACGCCCCTTCCCGAGGAGATCGCCAGGGCACTAACGTGGGGGGCAGATGAGAAGGTGCTGTTAGTTCTCGCCGCGATCGGATGGATGGCTTCGCGAGGCGGGGGGGAACAGCTTCGGCGGGCTGGTAACCATGCGCTGTTGGTCACGGTGGTCTCCTCATTGCTACCGCACGGTATGAAGCTAATTTTCGATCAGACTCGTCCAGATCGA
Protein-coding sequences here:
- a CDS encoding IS110 family transposase; translation: MPVTTDQLEVPAAIRVDLGAIFVSLELSKSTWLITSLSPGHGAKMSQHTVVGGDIAGLFVRFGVLREKAQARTGKLYPLVVIEEAGLDGFWIDRRLRREDWIESHVVDAASIAVSRRRRRVKTDKIDGETLVRTLLAYKRGEPRVCSMVRVPTLKEEDRRRTCRERKTLVGERTLHINRIKGLLFGQGITGYAPLHRDRRERLEELRTGDGDALPGHLKAQICRELDRLELLIEQIKTVEVERDALLAEKREDMPSSAAMLREIRGIGPEFAAILYAEGLYRHFDNRRQLAAYAGLAPTPWRSGSIDREQGVSKAGNPRLRTTMVQLSWLWLRQQPDSALACWFQERVRRNGGRLKKMTIVALARKLLVALWKYVTAGVVIEGVVMKST
- a CDS encoding IS110 family transposase, which gives rise to MEHYAGIDVSLKESSVCVVDATGTIVCEVKIASEPEALVRYFDELELPVSRIGLEAGPLSQWLHAGLVAAGRAAVLLETRHVKAGLSAMTVKTDRKDARGIAQLLRMGWYRPVHAKSVTCKDTRALLVGRKLLQGKLLDVELSIRGILRGYGLKVGEVSRGRFEARIRELIAGHATLETVIGAMLVARTALWCAFTKLHREMLKIARADKVCRRLMSTPGVGALVALTYRSAVDEPMRFGKSSTVGAYFGLTPKKYQSGETDRDGGVSKVGDAMVRTALFEAAHIMLTRATRFSSLKCWALDVAKRRGMKRAKVALARKLGVVLHRMWVDATEFRWSKAATAA
- a CDS encoding DNA topoisomerase IB gives rise to the protein MRLDAEIVQTIVDPKDAAEFAGLRYVSDARPGIKRKKAGTGFTYLRADGSKLTEPDVLNRIKSLAIPPAWSDVWICPFNDGHIQATGRDAKGRKQYRYHPRFREVRESTKYEHVVAFADALPGIREKVKEHMAQRGLPREKVLATIVHLLETTLIRVGNDEYAEQNKSYGLTTLMNRHVAINGNEVRFRFTGKSGKQWSLRVKDRRIAKIIKACQELPGQELLQYVDEAGAFQDVSSTDVNAYLREITGKDITAKDFRTWAGTVLAAMALNELESFDSAAQAKRNLRAAIEKVSAKLGNAPTICRKCYVHPEVMNSYMDGNLVLELKTKAESELQANVESLKPEEAAVLALLRGRLAKEAERPKQRAKAT
- a CDS encoding phosphatase PAP2 family protein — translated: MSTRTTLAKIVGLTQSHPFPVEVKPTEADVEIAQAIAHHATPLPEEIARALTWGADEKVLLVLAAIGWMASRGGGEQLRRAGNHALLVTVVSSLLPHGMKLIFDQTRPDRRTVLGHVHGISFSGKRDDAFPSGHALHMGALASAAGALPPGPRRAIRAIAVGLSLTRVAILAHWPSDVLAGFALGAVLERFLRLWTGYPPVLMEKKEDADC